The genomic window AGAAAATCCCCGCTTTTCTCTATATCCTCTTTTACCGTTTTCCAATCAACTGTAATACACCTGAGCAATACACATGAggtatatttggctgctattcggATATTAATATATCTCCCCCAGGGGCCCCTGTCCCAGTATTAAAGGGTTTTTTTCCCCCCGACTCTGGTCAGCTATATTGTAGCTTTCATTattgcccttttttttttacttgacttATTGCCGTTTCCTGGACCCTCTTTTAACCCTTTTCCGACCAGCTGTAGTACACCTGGTCACCACATACAATAAacacattattgttgttattattattattattattattattatggcgtaACTTCtgtataagtaccggatacatttcaagaaagtgttttttttttatatatatatggggggttagggtgGGAAAAAAGggtctgttatcttcagaaatgtaaacaaagtcgcgtgtgtacttataccgaaggatcgccattattattattattattattattattattattattattactactactactactactactactactactactagacagATTGTTTGGCTACCATTTCTAGCACGACCAATGACCTCATAAGAAAATCCCCGCTTTTCTCTCTATCCTCTTTTACCGTTTTCCAATCAACTGTAATGCACCTGAGCAATATACATGAggtatatttggctgctattcggATATTAATATATCTCCCCCAGGGCCCCTGTCACAGCATTAAAGGTTTTTTTCCCCCCCGCTCCGACCCTGGGTCAGCTGTTGTTTATATGAAACCGACAGCAAGGTACTCGTCTGCTGTATTCGTAACTTCTCGACAGGAGAGTTCCACTATCCAATTTAACGCGCGCCGTGTGGCCTTCCTTTCTCTTTCGCCGGTCATAAACGGTGTAGATTCATACAAGGTAAAAgtcgatatatttatacacatatatatatattttattttgtattgaaCTCACTATCAACAATGTCTGATACGTGGAGTGATATCCAAGCTGCCAAAACGAAGCAGAGCAGCATGAGAGCCAAACTGTTAGAAAGGAAACGAAAAAGAGAAGGTATGGTTGCTGAAATGACAAATGCCGAGTCGTCCAGTTCGGGCTCTTTGTCGGCCGCTGGCATTGCTCAAAGTCAAACACCCCGTGTACCGTCGCCTACCCTTGCTCCGGATAGCTCTGTTAAAACCGAATACATTAAAGTCGATGCCGAAATCAAAAAGAAGCTATTGCTTGTGTTGTGTGATATAAACCTAGACATACCTTGTAATGCCACTCAGATCGCGGAGCACACATCTAAAATGTTAGGAAGAGAAGTGAAGCTGATCGTCATTGAAGATCTGTTACAGCAATTGTCCAGTCAGCAGTTACTTAGCATCGTTTCGAAAGAATCTAAAGATCAAAGCCACATCACCGTAACCTCTCTCGATCTGAGTAAACTCAGCGCTGTTACGAACACTTCGGAGAATTCctcaaacaaaagaaagagagaaaacgatGATCAAGACAGTTCGGAAAATTCAACGAAACacctcaaatcatcatcatcttcattgaacCAGCCCGATGACAGCATCGAGAGTTTACTTTCCATGCAATCAGCGAAAGAAAGAGAACATAAGAAAGTACAAGAAGAAATCTTACAATTACTTAGCAAACCTACAGCGAAAGAACAATTTCTTGTTGAGAAGTTTAGTTCTCAGGGCGGTGCTCAGCTGCAAGAATTTTGCCAATATGGAACGAAAGACGAATGTATGAAAACCAACCAGGTATCCGAACCTTGTAAAAGACTTCATTTCAGAAaaatcattcataaacacacagatgAATCGCTTGGTGATTGCTCGTTTCTTAATACATGTTTTCATATGGATACATGCAAGTATGTTCACTACGAGATAGACTACCCCGAGAAGAAAAACCAACTGGCTTTATTGAAGAAAGAACTGTCCTTAAGTAAAAAGACTGGTATGAAGGATGGCACCGTGACCATGTTTCCGCCTCAGTGGGTCCAGTGTGATTTGCGATATTTCGATATGTCCGTTCTGGGGAAATGTGCCGTAGTTATGGCTGATCCACCCTGGGATATTCACATGGAGTTACCTTATGGAACCATGAGTGACGATGAGATGAGAAAATTGGATGTACCTAATCTTCAAGACGACGGTTTCCTGTTTTTGTGGGTGACGGGCAGAGCTATGGAGTTGGGAAGAGAATGTCTGGAGCTGTGGGGTTACAAAAGAGTTGACGAATTGATCTGGGTGAAAACGAACCAACTTCAGAGAATCATAAGAACTGGACGTACCGGCCATTGGCTAAACCACGGCAAAGAACACTGCCTTGTTGGAGTTAAAGGTGATCCAAAAGGCGTGAACAGGGGCCTCGACTGTGATGTGATCGTCGCAGAAGTTCGAGCCACAAGTCATAAACCGGACGAAATCTATGGCATTATAGAACGACTTTCACCTGGAACTAGGAAAGTCGAACTGTTTGGACGACCGCACAATGTACAACCAAACTGGATTACCTTAGGGAACCAAGTGGATGGAGTACGGCTTAAAGATCCCGATGTTGTGACAAGTTTTCAAAAACGCTACCccaatggaaactgtatggaaccTCCGAAATAACGTCTATTGTTTACTGAAAGGTGACAGGAGAAAGAATGGGTGAGAGGGATTGTGTGCATCTGCGAGAGAGGGTGGAATAGGAAGTTCATTCATTTCGTTTCAAAACTATTCATTGTCTATCATGCCaatatataaaattctatttGAAGAATCAACGTTTTGCTACTCAAAACTGCAAAACTGATTATCAATGAAACTCAGGTAGCTCTTCATACTCTTATATACATAAGACGGCCCTCTTCGGATTTCCGAAGAATTCCATTACTTCCGAAATTCTATATAAAATCCTTTATTCTTTGTCTTTGCTATTACGTAtgtatttctcattttctgttttgttttgttttattttttgaaattttctaatCTAAAATCAAATATAGATTCTGGTTGTTAATACACATCACCCTCACCATGTTTTATCAACAATAATCACGATTTTTATGCATTCTGGAATAGTCACCTTAACAAACAAattgcgcgcgtatgtgtgtgtttagcttCAGGTAAACCTGATACAACAGGTCTTTTGACAGTTGTTCcggtgaaatggcagaatcgttcccgcgccagacaaaatacttcgcAGCATCTCTTTCgacactttatgttctgagtttacatacctatttctttattacccacaaggggctaaacacagagcggacaaacaaggacagacataggtattaagtcgattacatcgaccccagtgcataactggtacttaatttatcgaccccgaaaggatgaaaggcaaagtcgacctcacccccgaggtcaactttgctgttcatcctttcggattttTTGTAAGACTATGGCACAAATggagatttaactgctgtttTCAGCAGATAAAAC from Octopus sinensis linkage group LG19, ASM634580v1, whole genome shotgun sequence includes these protein-coding regions:
- the LOC115222362 gene encoding N6-adenosine-methyltransferase catalytic subunit-like, with the translated sequence MSDTWSDIQAAKTKQSSMRAKLLERKRKREGMVAEMTNAESSSSGSLSAAGIAQSQTPRVPSPTLAPDSSVKTEYIKVDAEIKKKLLLVLCDINLDIPCNATQIAEHTSKMLGREVKLIVIEDLLQQLSSQQLLSIVSKESKDQSHITVTSLDLSKLSAVTNTSENSSNKRKRENDDQDSSENSTKHLKSSSSSLNQPDDSIESLLSMQSAKEREHKKVQEEILQLLSKPTAKEQFLVEKFSSQGGAQLQEFCQYGTKDECMKTNQVSEPCKRLHFRKIIHKHTDESLGDCSFLNTCFHMDTCKYVHYEIDYPEKKNQLALLKKELSLSKKTGMKDGTVTMFPPQWVQCDLRYFDMSVLGKCAVVMADPPWDIHMELPYGTMSDDEMRKLDVPNLQDDGFLFLWVTGRAMELGRECLELWGYKRVDELIWVKTNQLQRIIRTGRTGHWLNHGKEHCLVGVKGDPKGVNRGLDCDVIVAEVRATSHKPDEIYGIIERLSPGTRKVELFGRPHNVQPNWITLGNQVDGVRLKDPDVVTSFQKRYPNGNCMEPPK